The proteins below are encoded in one region of Streptomyces roseirectus:
- a CDS encoding NAD(P)/FAD-dependent oxidoreductase: MTHRIVVLGAGYAGVHVAGTLARRLSPADTEITVVNAEPDFVQRMRLHQLAAGRRIKAPRLADVFAGTGTRLRLARVTGVDPEQRVVALADGGELGYDTLVHALGSHGDVEGVPGAAEYAFDVAARPSALRLRERLDSLERRGGAGHVVVVGDGLTGIETATEVAESRPGLSVVLIARGELGARLSAGARGHLRRVCDRLGIAVVEHVRVESVEATRVRCADGTLLPSDATVWAAGFAAGTVAAAGGLTVSENGRILVDRTMRSVSHPDVYAVGDSAYALGDNGRPLPMSCASAGYTGRQAVASIVGHLTGREIPHTTLGYLGNHISLGRRDGILQMVDDEGQATPTYVGGRKAARVKAGILSLSLWAGAHPTFGLPRRRHRVAVASAVETFA, from the coding sequence ATGACACACCGCATCGTCGTCCTCGGGGCCGGCTACGCCGGGGTCCACGTGGCCGGCACCCTGGCCCGCCGGCTGTCCCCGGCGGACACCGAGATCACCGTGGTCAACGCCGAGCCCGACTTCGTCCAGCGGATGCGGCTGCACCAGCTCGCGGCGGGTCGGCGGATCAAGGCGCCGAGGCTGGCCGACGTCTTCGCGGGCACGGGGACGCGGCTGCGCCTGGCGCGGGTCACCGGCGTCGACCCCGAGCAGCGGGTCGTCGCCCTGGCCGACGGGGGCGAACTCGGCTACGACACGCTGGTCCACGCGCTCGGCAGCCACGGCGACGTCGAAGGCGTCCCCGGTGCGGCCGAGTACGCCTTCGACGTCGCCGCCCGGCCCTCGGCGCTGCGGCTGCGCGAGCGTCTGGACAGCCTGGAGCGGCGGGGCGGAGCCGGGCACGTGGTGGTCGTCGGGGACGGGCTGACCGGCATCGAGACCGCCACCGAGGTCGCCGAGTCCCGGCCCGGTCTGTCGGTGGTGCTGATCGCGCGCGGGGAGCTTGGTGCCCGGCTCTCCGCCGGGGCCCGCGGCCATCTGCGCCGGGTCTGCGACCGGTTGGGCATCGCCGTCGTGGAGCACGTTCGCGTCGAGAGCGTCGAGGCGACCCGGGTGCGGTGCGCCGACGGCACCCTCCTGCCGTCCGACGCGACCGTGTGGGCGGCCGGATTCGCGGCCGGCACCGTCGCCGCGGCCGGCGGGCTGACGGTCTCCGAGAACGGGCGGATCCTCGTCGACCGCACCATGCGGTCGGTCTCGCACCCGGACGTCTACGCCGTCGGCGACAGCGCCTACGCCCTCGGCGACAACGGCCGGCCGCTGCCGATGTCCTGCGCGTCGGCCGGTTACACCGGACGGCAGGCCGTGGCCTCGATCGTGGGGCACCTGACCGGCCGCGAGATCCCGCACACCACACTGGGGTACCTGGGCAATCACATCAGCCTCGGACGACGGGACGGGATCCTCCAGATGGTCGACGACGAAGGGCAGGCGACGCCGACGTACGTGGGCGGCCGCAAGGCGGCGCGGGTCAAGGCGGGCATCCTCTCCCTGTCGCTGTGGGCCGGCGCGCACCCGACCTTCGGCCTGCCCCGGCGCAGGCACCGCGTGGCCGTCGCCTCCGCCGTCGAGACGTTCGCGTAA
- a CDS encoding sigma-70 family RNA polymerase sigma factor — translation MTDLFEAGRTRLASLAYRLLGSAADAEDVVQDAFLHWQAADRERIEVPEAWLTRVVTNLCLDRLRSARARRERAVGVWLPEPLLAGDPMLGPADTFEQRESVSLAVLTLMERLSLLERAVYVLREAFSYRHAEIAGILGITESASQQHLHRARARVGAARRGADAVDPASARRIVEEFFTAAASGRTERLVALLTDDATAISDGAGLAGKLLRFDSARRVAAVARAGFTSTAAKRRLVGGPSAVHYALVNGAPALLFVPGDRVVGAVTFDLADGRITTMRGIAAPARLARLSEFWRQHVPDTPLVARW, via the coding sequence ATGACCGATCTCTTCGAGGCCGGCCGCACCCGGCTGGCCTCGCTGGCCTACCGGCTGCTGGGGTCCGCCGCCGACGCCGAGGACGTCGTCCAGGACGCGTTCCTGCACTGGCAGGCCGCCGACCGGGAGCGGATCGAGGTGCCGGAAGCCTGGCTGACCAGGGTCGTCACCAACCTGTGCCTCGACCGGCTGCGTTCGGCGCGGGCCCGGCGTGAGCGCGCCGTGGGTGTCTGGCTGCCCGAACCACTCCTCGCCGGTGATCCGATGCTCGGTCCCGCCGACACGTTCGAGCAGCGTGAGTCGGTCTCCCTGGCCGTGCTGACGCTCATGGAACGTCTCTCCCTCCTCGAACGGGCCGTCTACGTCCTGCGCGAGGCGTTCTCCTACCGGCACGCCGAGATCGCCGGGATCCTCGGCATCACCGAGTCGGCGAGCCAGCAGCACCTCCACCGGGCCCGCGCCCGCGTCGGCGCCGCACGTCGTGGCGCGGACGCCGTCGACCCGGCGTCCGCCCGCAGGATCGTCGAGGAGTTCTTCACCGCCGCCGCCTCGGGCCGCACCGAACGGCTGGTGGCCCTGCTCACCGACGACGCGACCGCGATCTCCGACGGCGCCGGACTGGCCGGGAAGCTGCTGCGCTTCGACTCCGCACGGCGCGTCGCCGCCGTCGCGCGGGCCGGTTTCACCTCCACCGCCGCGAAGCGGCGCCTCGTCGGCGGTCCGTCCGCCGTCCACTACGCCCTCGTCAACGGTGCCCCCGCCCTCCTCTTCGTCCCCGGCGACCGGGTCGTCGGCGCCGTGACGTTCGACCTCGCGGACGGCCGGATCACCACCATGCGCGGCATCGCCGCCCCCGCCCGCCTCGCCCGGCTCTCCGAGTTCTGGCGGCAGCACGTACCGGACACGCCGCTCGTCGCGCGGTGGTGA
- a CDS encoding SPFH domain-containing protein, which produces MDPFVVLALVAAVVVAFFAASTVRIVPQARRYNIERFGRYRRTLQPGLNFVVPVADRINTKLDVREQVYSSDPRPVITEDNLVVNIDTVLYYQITDPRAAAYEVADYLQAIDQLTVTTLRNVIGSMDLEETLTSREEINSRLRAVLDDATGKWGIRVNRVEIKAIDPPATIKEAMEKQMRAERDKRAAILHAEGERQAKILTAEGTKQKDILEAQGRQQAMILQADGEAKAVELVFQAVHRNNADPKVLAYKYLETLPHLARSDNNTFWVIPGELTEAVRTVTRAFGDEPTAARSEEAATAEAAGTSPESRVPELDPGPAVSLDAAAAADRAEQQAAAAVNDAKAEAAAAMSPQTPRRAQTPRD; this is translated from the coding sequence GTGGACCCCTTTGTCGTCCTGGCCCTTGTGGCGGCCGTCGTCGTCGCCTTCTTCGCGGCCTCCACGGTGCGGATCGTCCCGCAGGCGCGCCGCTACAACATCGAGCGGTTCGGCCGGTACCGCCGGACGCTGCAACCCGGCCTGAACTTCGTGGTGCCGGTGGCGGACCGCATCAACACCAAACTGGACGTGCGCGAGCAGGTCTACTCCTCCGATCCCCGGCCGGTGATCACCGAGGACAACCTCGTGGTGAACATCGACACCGTGCTCTACTACCAGATCACGGACCCGCGGGCGGCGGCGTACGAGGTCGCCGACTACCTGCAGGCGATCGACCAGCTCACCGTGACCACGCTGCGCAACGTCATCGGCAGCATGGACCTGGAGGAGACGCTGACCTCGCGCGAGGAGATCAACTCCCGGCTCCGCGCGGTCCTCGACGACGCCACCGGCAAATGGGGCATCCGGGTCAACCGTGTGGAGATCAAGGCCATCGACCCACCGGCCACCATCAAGGAGGCGATGGAGAAGCAGATGCGGGCCGAGCGCGACAAGCGCGCGGCGATCCTGCACGCCGAGGGGGAGCGGCAGGCCAAGATCCTCACGGCGGAGGGCACGAAGCAGAAGGACATCCTGGAGGCGCAGGGCAGGCAGCAGGCCATGATCCTTCAGGCGGACGGCGAGGCCAAGGCGGTGGAGCTCGTCTTCCAGGCCGTCCACCGCAACAACGCCGACCCGAAGGTCCTGGCCTACAAGTACCTCGAAACGCTTCCGCACCTGGCGCGCAGCGACAACAACACGTTCTGGGTGATCCCGGGAGAGCTGACGGAGGCGGTGCGGACCGTCACCCGCGCGTTCGGCGACGAGCCGACGGCCGCACGATCTGAGGAAGCGGCCACCGCCGAGGCGGCCGGCACGTCGCCCGAAAGCCGGGTGCCCGAACTGGACCCGGGCCCGGCGGTCTCGCTCGACGCCGCAGCGGCCGCCGACCGCGCCGAGCAACAAGCCGCCGCCGCGGTGAACGACGCCAAGGCGGAGGCGGCGGCCGCGATGTCACCCCAGACGCCACGCCGGGCACAGACGCCCCGCGACTGA
- a CDS encoding NfeD family protein, producing MPWFVWLLAAGVLGVAEFFALTLVLGLLAGAALVAAVVAGVGIGVLGQFVAFGVAAAAGLVVVRPIGLRYMAQQPLTREGSDALIGKRAEVVREVTATRGLIRLSGEEWSARALDESLVIPVGAVVEVMEIDGATAVVYPRELLP from the coding sequence ATGCCGTGGTTCGTGTGGCTGCTCGCCGCCGGGGTACTGGGTGTCGCGGAGTTCTTCGCCCTGACACTGGTCCTCGGGCTGCTGGCGGGCGCCGCGCTGGTCGCCGCAGTGGTCGCGGGCGTGGGCATCGGCGTTCTCGGCCAGTTCGTCGCGTTCGGGGTGGCAGCGGCGGCGGGTCTCGTCGTCGTCCGCCCCATCGGACTGCGGTACATGGCACAGCAACCCCTCACACGCGAGGGCAGTGACGCGCTGATCGGCAAGCGGGCCGAGGTCGTGCGGGAGGTCACCGCCACCCGCGGCCTGATCAGGCTCTCCGGCGAGGAGTGGTCCGCCCGCGCCCTCGACGAGAGCCTGGTGATACCCGTCGGAGCGGTGGTGGAGGTCATGGAGATCGACGGCGCCACAGCCGTCGTCTACCCCCGCGAGCTCCTTCCGTGA
- a CDS encoding potassium channel family protein has product MVNHLHSLRRRRGKRLADQHAQTAGDQRVAVIGLGRFGSSLANELMRRGWDVLGIDTDARLVQRMSDGLTHSAIADCTEPEVLHQLGVHEFTSAVVGIGTDIEASILIASNLLEAEVPNIWAKAISRQHGQILERLGVHHVVLPEHEMGERVAHLVTGRMLDFIEFDDDYALVKTLAPDIATGIPLGQSRVRTKYGVTVVGIKRPGEDFTYATAETVVQKGDVIVVTGKTHAVETFAELS; this is encoded by the coding sequence TTGGTTAATCACCTGCACTCCCTGCGACGGCGCCGCGGCAAGCGCCTGGCCGACCAGCACGCCCAGACCGCCGGCGACCAGCGGGTCGCGGTCATCGGCCTGGGCCGCTTCGGCTCCTCCCTCGCCAACGAGCTGATGCGGCGCGGCTGGGACGTCCTCGGCATCGACACCGACGCCCGCCTCGTCCAGCGGATGAGCGACGGCCTGACCCACTCGGCGATCGCCGACTGCACCGAACCCGAGGTACTGCACCAGCTCGGCGTCCACGAGTTCACCAGCGCCGTCGTCGGCATCGGCACCGATATCGAGGCCAGCATCCTCATCGCCTCCAACCTGCTGGAAGCCGAGGTGCCCAACATCTGGGCCAAGGCCATCAGCCGTCAGCACGGCCAGATCCTCGAACGCCTCGGCGTCCACCACGTCGTGCTGCCCGAACACGAGATGGGCGAACGCGTCGCCCACCTGGTCACCGGCCGGATGCTCGACTTCATCGAGTTCGACGACGACTACGCCCTGGTGAAGACCCTCGCCCCGGACATCGCCACCGGCATCCCGCTGGGCCAGAGCCGGGTCCGCACCAAGTACGGCGTCACCGTGGTCGGCATCAAACGCCCCGGCGAGGACTTCACCTACGCCACGGCCGAGACGGTCGTCCAGAAGGGCGACGTCATCGTGGTCACCGGCAAGACCCACGCGGTGGAGACCTTCGCCGAACTGAGCTGA
- a CDS encoding TrkH family potassium uptake protein, translating into MAGRSARVRRPLLAAHPARTVVLAFAAVIVLGTGLLALPVAAEDGTATGVVTALFTSTSAVCVTGLAVVDTGTYWSGFGEGVILALIQVGGFGIMTMASLLALLVSGKLRLRLQLTAQAETKSLDIGDVRRVLLGVAGTTLIVELATGAALSLRLRFGYGNSIGDAVYLGYFHAVSAFNNAGFGLHADSLTGYADDPWVTLPVAVAVILGGLGFPVLLELLRHRNRRRTTGRRNWTLHTKLTLAATVVLLVVGTVFTCLPEWTNSRTLGAYDWPEKLLNGFFHSTMTRTAGFNSLDIGAMHASTLLLTCMLMFVGGGSAGTAGGIKVTTFAVLAVAIIAEVRGEPTSSVLGRRLAPHVLRQALTVALLGVGLVMTATLALLSTTSLPFEQVLFEVVSAFATVGLSTGITADLPAAGQLILILLMFIGRLGPVTLVSSLALRERKRRYELPEERPVIG; encoded by the coding sequence GTGGCAGGACGTTCCGCGCGTGTGCGCCGGCCGCTGCTCGCGGCACACCCCGCCCGTACGGTCGTGCTGGCTTTCGCCGCTGTCATCGTGCTCGGGACCGGTCTGCTCGCGTTGCCGGTCGCCGCCGAGGACGGTACGGCCACCGGTGTGGTGACCGCGCTGTTCACCTCCACCTCGGCCGTGTGCGTGACCGGTCTGGCGGTGGTGGACACGGGCACGTACTGGAGCGGCTTCGGCGAAGGCGTGATCCTCGCGCTGATCCAGGTCGGCGGCTTCGGGATCATGACCATGGCCTCGCTGCTCGCCCTGCTGGTCTCCGGGAAGCTGCGGCTGCGGCTGCAGCTCACCGCGCAGGCGGAGACCAAAAGCCTGGACATCGGCGACGTACGCCGGGTGTTGCTCGGGGTGGCCGGCACGACGCTGATCGTGGAACTCGCGACCGGCGCGGCCCTCTCCCTGCGCCTGCGCTTCGGTTACGGCAACTCCATCGGCGACGCCGTGTATCTCGGCTACTTCCACGCCGTGTCGGCCTTCAACAACGCCGGGTTCGGCCTGCACGCCGACAGCCTCACCGGTTATGCCGATGACCCGTGGGTCACCCTGCCCGTCGCTGTCGCCGTGATTCTCGGCGGTCTCGGCTTCCCCGTCCTGCTGGAGCTGCTGCGGCACCGCAACCGCCGCCGCACCACCGGCCGCCGCAACTGGACCCTGCACACGAAGCTGACGCTGGCCGCCACCGTCGTCCTGCTCGTCGTCGGCACGGTGTTCACCTGCCTGCCGGAGTGGACCAACTCCCGCACCCTGGGCGCCTACGACTGGCCCGAGAAGCTGCTGAACGGGTTCTTCCACTCCACGATGACCAGGACCGCGGGCTTCAACTCCTTGGACATCGGGGCGATGCACGCCTCCACGCTCCTGCTGACCTGCATGCTGATGTTCGTCGGCGGCGGCAGCGCGGGCACCGCCGGCGGCATCAAGGTCACCACGTTCGCGGTGCTGGCCGTCGCGATCATCGCCGAGGTGCGGGGCGAGCCCACCTCCTCGGTGCTCGGCCGCCGTCTCGCCCCACACGTCCTGCGCCAGGCCCTGACCGTGGCGCTGCTCGGCGTCGGGCTGGTCATGACCGCCACGCTCGCCCTGCTGAGCACCACGTCCCTGCCCTTCGAACAGGTCCTCTTCGAAGTGGTCTCCGCCTTCGCCACCGTCGGCCTGTCCACCGGCATCACCGCCGACCTCCCGGCCGCCGGTCAGCTCATCCTGATCCTGCTGATGTTCATCGGCCGCCTGGGCCCGGTCACCCTGGTGTCGTCGCTGGCCCTGCGTGAGCGCAAACGCCGCTACGAACTTCCCGAGGAGCGACCCGTCATTGGTTAA
- the nhaA gene encoding Na+/H+ antiporter NhaA yields the protein MRDGRRERSVFLGLLPWPERARVARALRTETVGGLVLLAAAVVALVWANTPWSGAYEEIRDFHFGIPALGLDLSVEHWTADGLLAVFFLVAGIELKRELVVGELRTPATAALPVVAALCGMAVPAGVYLATTGIGGGGGQGWAVPMATDIAFALAVLAVLSTHLPSALRAFLLTLAVVDDLGAILVIAVFFTSDLNPAALAGAVAGLVVFYLLQRLRVRGWWWYVPLGVVIWALMYNGGVHATVAGVAMGLILRTTPDETEDTSPGERTEHLLRPVSAGVAVPLFALFAAGVNVSAEALGEVFTRPEPLGVVLGLVVGKTVGIFAGTYLAARFTRARLNPDLAWADVFALAVLAGIGFTVALLIGELAFTTPADVEYIKAAVLLGSLIATGVATLLIKRRNGIYRRLWEAETRDEDADGIPDIYQRTASDPAGAEGTS from the coding sequence ATGCGCGACGGCCGGCGTGAGCGTTCAGTGTTCCTCGGCCTGCTGCCCTGGCCGGAACGGGCCCGGGTGGCCCGCGCCCTGCGCACGGAGACGGTCGGCGGCCTGGTGCTCCTGGCAGCGGCCGTGGTGGCACTGGTGTGGGCCAACACCCCGTGGAGCGGCGCCTACGAGGAGATCCGCGACTTCCACTTCGGCATACCCGCGCTCGGCCTGGACCTCTCGGTGGAGCACTGGACGGCGGACGGGCTCCTGGCCGTCTTCTTCCTGGTCGCCGGGATCGAGCTGAAGCGCGAGCTGGTCGTGGGCGAGCTGCGGACCCCGGCCACCGCGGCCCTGCCCGTGGTCGCGGCCCTGTGCGGCATGGCGGTTCCCGCCGGCGTCTATCTGGCCACCACCGGGATCGGCGGGGGCGGCGGTCAGGGCTGGGCGGTGCCGATGGCCACCGACATCGCCTTCGCGCTCGCGGTTCTCGCGGTGCTCTCCACCCATCTGCCGTCCGCCCTGCGTGCCTTCCTGCTGACCCTGGCGGTGGTCGACGACCTCGGCGCGATCCTGGTCATCGCCGTCTTCTTCACCAGTGACCTGAACCCCGCCGCCCTCGCCGGAGCCGTGGCCGGACTGGTCGTCTTCTATCTGCTGCAGCGCCTCCGGGTGCGTGGCTGGTGGTGGTACGTACCGCTCGGCGTGGTGATCTGGGCGCTGATGTACAACGGTGGCGTGCACGCGACGGTCGCCGGTGTGGCCATGGGCCTGATCCTGCGGACCACACCGGACGAGACCGAGGACACCTCACCCGGGGAGCGGACCGAGCATCTGCTGCGGCCGGTGTCGGCCGGCGTGGCGGTGCCGCTGTTCGCGCTGTTCGCCGCCGGGGTGAATGTGTCGGCCGAGGCTCTGGGCGAGGTCTTCACCCGCCCGGAGCCGCTGGGCGTGGTGCTGGGCCTGGTCGTGGGCAAGACGGTGGGGATCTTCGCCGGCACCTACCTGGCGGCCCGTTTCACCCGGGCCCGCCTCAATCCGGACCTGGCCTGGGCGGACGTGTTCGCCCTGGCGGTCCTGGCCGGCATCGGCTTCACCGTCGCCCTGCTGATCGGTGAGCTCGCCTTCACCACCCCCGCCGACGTCGAGTACATCAAGGCCGCCGTCCTGCTCGGCTCACTGATCGCCACAGGCGTCGCGACGCTGCTGATCAAACGCCGCAACGGGATCTACCGCCGCCTGTGGGAGGCGGAGACCCGCGACGAGGACGCCGACGGCATCCCCGACATCTACCAGCGCACCGCCTCCGACCCCGCCGGCGCCGAGGGCACGAGCTGA
- a CDS encoding flotillin family protein yields MSAVVIAVTGVLVLLVLLGLVVVTRYKVAGPSEAFIVTGRRGKKATDPETGHVFTDNSGQKVVVGGGVFVVPFVQQKFTLDLSSRHIPIAVRGAVTLRGVKAHLEGVAIVKVGGTEDSIRAAAQRFLMQQDGIVGFTQEVLSGALRAIVGRMSVEDIIRDRAAFAGQVAEEAEASLSGQGLVLDAFQIQDITTEGSYLEDLGRPEAARARQEADIAEAVARRAAEQARLKAEEEIAVAQRTFALKQAEIKAETDEAAARAAAAGPLAEAARRQEVLSEQEKVAERQAALTDRELDTKVRKPADAARYQAEQEAEARRVALVKEAEATAERARLTGEGEKARRAALAAAVRIEGEAEAAAIGAKGAAEAEAMRKKADAFAQYGDAAVLQMLVEVLPQVVAKASEPLSAIDKMTVISTDGAGRLPRAVADNVAQGLELLGSTTGVDLAELLKGITGQAGGAQPAPTTPAEANGKVEITG; encoded by the coding sequence ATGAGTGCAGTGGTCATCGCCGTGACAGGAGTCCTCGTACTCCTTGTCCTGCTCGGCCTCGTCGTGGTCACCCGTTACAAGGTGGCGGGCCCCAGCGAGGCGTTCATCGTCACCGGCCGGCGCGGCAAGAAGGCCACCGACCCGGAGACCGGCCACGTCTTCACCGACAACAGCGGACAGAAGGTCGTGGTCGGCGGCGGGGTGTTCGTCGTGCCGTTCGTGCAGCAGAAGTTCACCCTCGACCTGTCCTCCCGGCACATCCCGATCGCGGTCCGGGGCGCGGTCACCCTGCGCGGTGTCAAGGCGCACCTGGAGGGTGTCGCCATCGTCAAGGTGGGCGGCACCGAGGACTCGATCCGGGCCGCCGCGCAGCGGTTCCTGATGCAGCAGGACGGCATCGTCGGCTTCACCCAGGAGGTGCTTTCCGGAGCGCTGCGGGCCATCGTGGGCCGGATGTCGGTGGAGGACATCATCCGTGACCGGGCCGCGTTCGCCGGGCAGGTCGCGGAGGAGGCGGAGGCGAGCCTGTCCGGGCAGGGACTGGTGCTGGACGCCTTCCAGATCCAGGACATCACCACCGAGGGCTCCTACCTGGAGGACCTGGGGCGCCCGGAGGCGGCGCGCGCCCGGCAGGAGGCCGACATCGCCGAGGCCGTCGCCCGGCGGGCGGCCGAGCAGGCCCGGCTGAAGGCCGAGGAGGAGATCGCCGTCGCCCAGCGGACCTTCGCGCTGAAGCAGGCCGAGATCAAGGCCGAGACCGACGAGGCCGCGGCCCGTGCGGCCGCCGCCGGCCCGCTGGCCGAGGCCGCCCGTCGGCAGGAAGTGCTCAGCGAGCAGGAGAAGGTCGCCGAACGCCAGGCGGCGCTGACCGACCGCGAGTTGGACACCAAGGTCCGCAAGCCCGCCGACGCCGCCCGCTACCAGGCCGAGCAGGAGGCGGAGGCCCGCCGTGTCGCGCTGGTCAAGGAGGCCGAGGCAACCGCTGAGCGGGCGAGGCTGACGGGTGAGGGCGAGAAGGCGCGGCGCGCCGCGCTCGCCGCGGCGGTACGCATCGAGGGCGAGGCGGAGGCCGCCGCCATCGGTGCGAAGGGGGCCGCCGAGGCCGAGGCGATGCGGAAGAAGGCCGACGCGTTCGCCCAGTACGGCGACGCGGCCGTGCTGCAGATGCTGGTGGAGGTGCTGCCGCAGGTGGTCGCCAAGGCGTCCGAGCCGCTCAGCGCGATCGACAAGATGACGGTGATCTCCACCGACGGTGCCGGCCGGCTGCCCCGTGCGGTCGCCGACAACGTGGCCCAGGGCCTCGAACTGCTCGGGTCCACCACCGGAGTCGACCTCGCCGAGCTGCTGAAGGGCATCACCGGGCAGGCCGGCGGCGCGCAGCCCGCGCCGACGACGCCCGCTGAGGCCAACGGGAAGGTCGAGATCACCGGCTGA
- the hypE gene encoding hydrogenase expression/formation protein HypE, whose amino-acid sequence MTIECPAPRHEDEVVLLGHGAGGRLTAELLDRLILPATGGGHGPLEDAALLPDHRDLVISTDGFVVSPLFFPGGDIGCLAVHGTVNDLAMRGAQPLALTVSLVIEEGLPLADLRAVMQSLGKAARDVGVPVVTGDTKVVGRGAADKLFVTTTGVGRRHSALHPSAALARPGDAVLLSGPVGLHGTTVLSTREGLGFESDIASDTRPLHRLVAALAPLGPAVHTLRDPTRGGLAAALNEIAHASSVAVEIDERAVPVPGPVASACDLLGLDPLVVANEGCLTAFVAPDAAEDALTALRSLPEGAQAVRVGEVLPDGPAGRVTLRTLVGARRIVDMPLGEQLPRIC is encoded by the coding sequence ATGACCATCGAGTGCCCGGCGCCCCGCCACGAGGACGAGGTCGTCCTCCTCGGCCACGGCGCCGGCGGACGCCTCACCGCCGAACTCCTCGACCGGCTGATCCTGCCCGCGACCGGCGGCGGCCACGGTCCCCTGGAGGACGCCGCGCTCCTGCCGGACCACCGCGACCTGGTGATCAGCACGGACGGCTTCGTCGTCAGCCCGCTGTTCTTCCCCGGCGGGGACATCGGCTGCCTCGCCGTCCACGGCACCGTCAACGACCTCGCCATGCGCGGCGCCCAGCCCCTCGCGCTGACCGTCTCCCTCGTCATCGAGGAGGGGCTGCCGCTGGCCGACCTGCGGGCCGTCATGCAGTCGCTGGGGAAGGCGGCCCGTGACGTGGGCGTCCCCGTGGTCACCGGGGACACCAAGGTCGTGGGCCGGGGCGCCGCCGACAAGCTGTTCGTCACCACCACCGGCGTCGGCCGCCGGCACAGCGCGCTGCACCCCTCCGCCGCCCTGGCCCGCCCCGGCGACGCCGTCCTGCTCTCCGGGCCCGTCGGACTGCACGGCACGACCGTCCTCAGCACCCGCGAAGGGCTCGGCTTCGAGAGCGACATCGCCTCCGACACCCGCCCCCTGCACCGCCTGGTGGCCGCCCTGGCCCCGCTGGGACCCGCGGTCCACACCCTGCGCGACCCCACCCGGGGCGGCCTGGCCGCCGCCCTGAACGAGATCGCCCACGCCTCCTCGGTCGCCGTCGAGATCGACGAACGGGCCGTCCCCGTCCCCGGGCCGGTCGCCTCCGCCTGCGACCTCCTCGGCCTCGACCCCCTCGTCGTCGCCAACGAGGGCTGCCTCACCGCCTTCGTCGCCCCCGACGCCGCCGAGGACGCGCTGACCGCCCTGCGCTCCCTCCCGGAGGGCGCACAGGCCGTCCGCGTCGGCGAGGTCCTGCCGGACGGGCCCGCCGGCCGGGTCACCCTGCGCACCCTGGTCGGCGCCCGCCGCATCGTCGACATGCCGCTCGGGGAGCAACTGCCGCGCATCTGCTGA
- the hypD gene encoding hydrogenase formation protein HypD, with protein sequence MKYLDEYRDPALARHLLDELRATATRPWRIMEVCGGQTHTLVRQGIDELLPAGMRMIHGPGCPVCVTPLETLDRAMAIAARPGVTLTSFGDMLRVPGTGTDLLSLRARGADVRVVYAPMDAVRLAARHPDREVVFLAVGFETTAPANATAVLHAARLGLTNFSMLVSHVLVPPAMTTLLDDPDCEVQAFLAAGHVCAVTGWRAYEPIAARYRVPIVVTGFEPLDLLEGVLMAVTQLESGRHEVANQYARAVRRTGNTAAQDAVRTVFQVTDRAWRGIGTLPASGLELTEEYTRFDAARRFAVRDLSPAEDPSCIAGAILTGARLPTDCAAYGTRCTPRHPLGAPMVSSEGTCAAYHAAGRVRSQP encoded by the coding sequence ATGAAGTACCTCGACGAGTACCGCGACCCCGCCCTCGCCCGGCACCTGCTGGACGAGCTGCGGGCCACCGCCACCCGCCCCTGGCGGATCATGGAGGTGTGCGGCGGCCAGACCCACACCCTGGTCCGCCAGGGCATCGACGAACTCCTGCCCGCCGGCATGCGGATGATCCACGGCCCCGGCTGCCCGGTCTGCGTCACCCCGCTGGAGACCCTGGACCGGGCCATGGCGATCGCGGCCCGCCCCGGCGTGACCCTCACCAGCTTCGGCGACATGCTGCGCGTCCCCGGCACCGGCACCGACCTGCTGTCCCTGCGGGCCCGCGGCGCCGACGTCCGGGTCGTCTACGCCCCCATGGACGCCGTCCGCCTCGCCGCCCGCCACCCCGACCGCGAGGTGGTGTTCCTCGCCGTCGGCTTCGAGACGACCGCCCCGGCCAACGCGACGGCCGTCCTGCACGCCGCCCGCCTCGGCCTCACGAACTTCTCGATGCTGGTCAGCCACGTCCTCGTGCCCCCGGCGATGACCACGCTGCTCGACGACCCCGACTGCGAGGTGCAGGCGTTCCTCGCCGCCGGACACGTGTGCGCGGTGACCGGCTGGCGCGCGTACGAGCCGATCGCCGCCCGCTACCGGGTGCCGATCGTCGTCACCGGCTTCGAACCGCTGGACCTGCTGGAAGGCGTCCTGATGGCCGTGACCCAGCTGGAGTCCGGCCGCCACGAGGTCGCCAACCAGTACGCGCGCGCCGTGCGCCGCACCGGCAACACCGCCGCCCAGGACGCCGTCCGCACCGTCTTCCAGGTCACCGACCGGGCCTGGCGCGGCATCGGCACCCTGCCCGCCAGCGGGCTCGAACTCACCGAGGAGTACACCCGGTTCGACGCGGCCCGCCGCTTCGCCGTGCGCGACCTGAGCCCGGCCGAGGACCCGTCCTGCATCGCGGGCGCCATCCTCACCGGCGCCCGCCTGCCCACGGACTGCGCCGCCTACGGCACCCGCTGCACCCCCCGCCACCCCCTCGGCGCGCCCATGGTGTCGTCCGAGGGCACCTGCGCCGCCTACCACGCGGCCGGACGCGTCAGGAGCCAGCCATGA